Proteins from one Gossypium raimondii isolate GPD5lz chromosome 8, ASM2569854v1, whole genome shotgun sequence genomic window:
- the LOC105792254 gene encoding probable glutathione peroxidase 4, translating to MGASESVPQKSIHEFTVKDYKNQDVDLSMYRGKALLVVNVASKCGLTDSNYTQLTDLYNKYKDQGLEILAFPCNQFLSQEPGTSQDAQEFACTRYKAEYPIFQKVHVNGPKTEPVYKFLKTNKSGFLGNRIKWNFTKFLVDKDGHVLARYGPSTTPLAIEADIKKTLGVDM from the exons atgGGTGCTTCTGAATCAGTTCCTCAAAAATCAATCCATGAATTTACAGTCAAG GATTACAAAAACCAAGATGTTGACCTTAGTATGTACAGAGGAAAAGCTCTTCTTGTTGTTAATGTTGCCTCTAAATg TGGACTCACTGATTCAAATTATACCCAGTTGACTGATCTTTACAACAAATACAAGGACCAAG GACTGGAGATTTTGGCATTCCCATGCAATCAGTTTTTGAGCCAAGAACCTGGTACCAGTCAAGATGCACAAGAATTTGCTTGTACAAGATACAAGGCTGAATACCCTATTTTCCAAAAG GTTCATGTCAATGGTCCAAAGACAGAGCCTGTCTACAAGTTCTTAAAGACAAACAAATCTGGGTTCTTGGGAAATAGGATAAAGTGGAACTTCACTAAGTTTTTAGTTGACAAGGATGGCCATGTCCTTGCTCGCTATGGCCCTAGCACTACGCCATTGGCCATTGAG GCTGACATCAAGAAAACTTTGGGAGTGGACATGTGA
- the LOC105792253 gene encoding uncharacterized protein LOC105792253 isoform X2 yields MGFNKVFQCLLDIFPQVDSRILKAVAIENSKDVDAAAEIVLSEIIPYLSKRTAVASSSLQNQSHRIESNEEEEESNQLRQRKVSAGKGTSSSTEPLLETREVVGDTCLTDSSSNVDSLEAQNAATTSKFHDNNNNEAADIETEELILLGNTEIQKSNSSFSWNASEVDNSLLYANLETKELGSSSQDRTTDIEDGFLRTPQVSPFTSADDTAPLLENDSSNDKLNFDGPVDLNEDLCRSSSFNGTMVGEENAVSMLVLSYSQEQLPESFVGLKSQQGCIGEMSDVEDETFNAVVSRSSQTCRIDLLEEIIEDAKDNKKILFQTMQSIMNLMKEVELQEAAAEQAKEGAARGGMDILVKVEELKQMLPHAKEANDMHAGEVYGEKAILVTEVKELENRLLSLSDERDKSLAILDEMRQTLEARQSAAQELMKAAEQEKLEKEESARNALAEQEAIMVKMVKESKILRQEAEENSKLREFLMDRGQIIDSLQGEISVICEDIRLLKQKFDDRIPLSKSISSSQTSCILASSGSSLKSRSSDLGSGQWETAKTPEKRSPTPSVDGQSPKSRSSDKRSKADGKELSDDGWEIFDKDAEF; encoded by the exons ATGGGATTCAATAAGGTTTTTCAATGCTTGCTGGATATATTTCCGCAG GTCGATTCTCGTATTCTAAAAGCTGTTGCTATTGAGAACTCTAAGGACGTTGATGCAGCTGCTGAGATTGTTCTGTCTGAGATTATACCTTACCTATCTAAACGAACCGCGGTTGCTAGTTCTTCCTTGCAGAACCAGAGTCAtcgaattgaatcaaatgaag AAGAGGAAGAAAGCAATCAGTTGAGGCAGCGAAAGGTATCAGCTGGAAAAGGAACAAGCTCTTCTACAGAACCGTTGTTGGAAACACGTGAAGTTGTCGGAGACACTTGTCTTACTGATTCTTCCAGCAATGTGGATTCTCTTGAGGCACAAAATGCAGCAACTACTTCAAAATTCCACGACAACAATAATAACGAGGCTGCTGATATTGAAACTGAGGAATTGATTTTGTTGGGGAATACTGAAATTCAGAAAAGTAATTCTAGTTTCAGCTGGAATGCTTCAGAGGTCGATAATTCTTTGCTATATGCAAATCTTGAAACTAAGGAGTTAGGTTCATCAAGTCAAGACCGAACCACAGACATTGAAGATGGGTTTCTGAGGACGCCACAGGTTTCCCCATTCACCTCGGCTGATGATACGGCCCCGCTTTTGGAGAATGACAGCAGTAAtgataagttaaattttgatggacCCGTGGATTTGAATGAAGATTTATGCAGAAGCAGTTCATTCAATGGAACCATGGTAGGTGAAGAAAATGCTGTGAGCATGCTGGTTCTGTCATACTCTCAAGAACAATTGCCAGAAAGTTTTGTAGGGCTTAAATCCCAGCAGGGTTGCATTGGTGAAATGAGTGATGTTGAGGATGAGACCTTCAATGCTGTTGTTAGTAGATCAAGTCAAACATGTAGAATTGATCTACTCGAAGAGATCATTGAAGATGCTAAAGATAACAAG AAAATTTTGTTTCAGACCATGCAATCGATTATGAACTTGATGAAAGAAGTTGAACTTCAAGAGGCAGCTGCCGAACAAGCAAAAGAGGGAGCTGCAAGGGGGGGCATGGATATTCTCGTCAAGGTGGAGGAACTTAAACAGATGCTGCCACATGCAAAGGAAGCAAATGACATG CATGCTGGAGAAGTATACGGCGAGAAGGCAATCCTAGTCACTGAAGTAAAAGAGCTTGAAAATCGCTTGCTCAGCTTGTCAGACGAAAGAGACAAATCTCTTGCTATTCTTGATGAG ATGCGTCAAACCCTCGAAGCTCGACAATCTGCCGCACAAGAGTTGATGAAAGCAGCAGAGCAGGAAAAGCTGGAAAAAGAAGAATCTGCTCGTAACGCTCTTGCTGAACAAGAAGCCATTATGGTGAAAATGGTCAAAGAGTCCAAGATTCTAAGGCAGGAGGCAGAAGAAAATTCCAAG TTACGTGAGTTTCTTATGGACCGTGGCCAGATTATTGACTCACTACA aGGAGAAATATCTGTTATTTGCGAGGATATAAGGTTGCTTAAACAGAAGTTCGATGACCGTATTCCATTAAGCAAATCAATATCCTCAAGCCAAACCAGCTGCATCCTGGCCTCATCCGGTTCATCTCTGAAAAGCAGATCATCAGATCTTGGTTCCGGCCAATGGGAAACAGCTAAAACACCGGAAAAAAGAAGCCCAACACCATCTGTCGATGGACAATCTCCAAAGAGCAGATCATCGGACAAAAGATCCAAAGCTGATGGAAAAGAACTATCGGATGATGGATGGGAAATTTTTGACAAAGATGCTGAATTCTGA
- the LOC105792253 gene encoding golgin candidate 5 isoform X1, which yields MGFNKVFQCLLDIFPQVDSRILKAVAIENSKDVDAAAEIVLSEIIPYLSKRTAVASSSLQNQSHRIESNEDAAIEEEESNQLRQRKVSAGKGTSSSTEPLLETREVVGDTCLTDSSSNVDSLEAQNAATTSKFHDNNNNEAADIETEELILLGNTEIQKSNSSFSWNASEVDNSLLYANLETKELGSSSQDRTTDIEDGFLRTPQVSPFTSADDTAPLLENDSSNDKLNFDGPVDLNEDLCRSSSFNGTMVGEENAVSMLVLSYSQEQLPESFVGLKSQQGCIGEMSDVEDETFNAVVSRSSQTCRIDLLEEIIEDAKDNKKILFQTMQSIMNLMKEVELQEAAAEQAKEGAARGGMDILVKVEELKQMLPHAKEANDMHAGEVYGEKAILVTEVKELENRLLSLSDERDKSLAILDEMRQTLEARQSAAQELMKAAEQEKLEKEESARNALAEQEAIMVKMVKESKILRQEAEENSKLREFLMDRGQIIDSLQGEISVICEDIRLLKQKFDDRIPLSKSISSSQTSCILASSGSSLKSRSSDLGSGQWETAKTPEKRSPTPSVDGQSPKSRSSDKRSKADGKELSDDGWEIFDKDAEF from the exons ATGGGATTCAATAAGGTTTTTCAATGCTTGCTGGATATATTTCCGCAG GTCGATTCTCGTATTCTAAAAGCTGTTGCTATTGAGAACTCTAAGGACGTTGATGCAGCTGCTGAGATTGTTCTGTCTGAGATTATACCTTACCTATCTAAACGAACCGCGGTTGCTAGTTCTTCCTTGCAGAACCAGAGTCAtcgaattgaatcaaatgaag ATGCGGCTATAGAAGAGGAAGAAAGCAATCAGTTGAGGCAGCGAAAGGTATCAGCTGGAAAAGGAACAAGCTCTTCTACAGAACCGTTGTTGGAAACACGTGAAGTTGTCGGAGACACTTGTCTTACTGATTCTTCCAGCAATGTGGATTCTCTTGAGGCACAAAATGCAGCAACTACTTCAAAATTCCACGACAACAATAATAACGAGGCTGCTGATATTGAAACTGAGGAATTGATTTTGTTGGGGAATACTGAAATTCAGAAAAGTAATTCTAGTTTCAGCTGGAATGCTTCAGAGGTCGATAATTCTTTGCTATATGCAAATCTTGAAACTAAGGAGTTAGGTTCATCAAGTCAAGACCGAACCACAGACATTGAAGATGGGTTTCTGAGGACGCCACAGGTTTCCCCATTCACCTCGGCTGATGATACGGCCCCGCTTTTGGAGAATGACAGCAGTAAtgataagttaaattttgatggacCCGTGGATTTGAATGAAGATTTATGCAGAAGCAGTTCATTCAATGGAACCATGGTAGGTGAAGAAAATGCTGTGAGCATGCTGGTTCTGTCATACTCTCAAGAACAATTGCCAGAAAGTTTTGTAGGGCTTAAATCCCAGCAGGGTTGCATTGGTGAAATGAGTGATGTTGAGGATGAGACCTTCAATGCTGTTGTTAGTAGATCAAGTCAAACATGTAGAATTGATCTACTCGAAGAGATCATTGAAGATGCTAAAGATAACAAG AAAATTTTGTTTCAGACCATGCAATCGATTATGAACTTGATGAAAGAAGTTGAACTTCAAGAGGCAGCTGCCGAACAAGCAAAAGAGGGAGCTGCAAGGGGGGGCATGGATATTCTCGTCAAGGTGGAGGAACTTAAACAGATGCTGCCACATGCAAAGGAAGCAAATGACATG CATGCTGGAGAAGTATACGGCGAGAAGGCAATCCTAGTCACTGAAGTAAAAGAGCTTGAAAATCGCTTGCTCAGCTTGTCAGACGAAAGAGACAAATCTCTTGCTATTCTTGATGAG ATGCGTCAAACCCTCGAAGCTCGACAATCTGCCGCACAAGAGTTGATGAAAGCAGCAGAGCAGGAAAAGCTGGAAAAAGAAGAATCTGCTCGTAACGCTCTTGCTGAACAAGAAGCCATTATGGTGAAAATGGTCAAAGAGTCCAAGATTCTAAGGCAGGAGGCAGAAGAAAATTCCAAG TTACGTGAGTTTCTTATGGACCGTGGCCAGATTATTGACTCACTACA aGGAGAAATATCTGTTATTTGCGAGGATATAAGGTTGCTTAAACAGAAGTTCGATGACCGTATTCCATTAAGCAAATCAATATCCTCAAGCCAAACCAGCTGCATCCTGGCCTCATCCGGTTCATCTCTGAAAAGCAGATCATCAGATCTTGGTTCCGGCCAATGGGAAACAGCTAAAACACCGGAAAAAAGAAGCCCAACACCATCTGTCGATGGACAATCTCCAAAGAGCAGATCATCGGACAAAAGATCCAAAGCTGATGGAAAAGAACTATCGGATGATGGATGGGAAATTTTTGACAAAGATGCTGAATTCTGA
- the LOC105792255 gene encoding probable aspartic proteinase GIP1 codes for MPFHSFFTFFFFILFLYPFSIQSPAHAISFVSPIQKDNATLLYSLTVYLKTPLQPTRLHLDVGASFSWVACDAGYNSTTYQHIPWASLLCDSLGHNLPCSVCFNAPSPSCANDSCSLFPENSVTRKIALSPALTDSLALPTSDGSTQGPPILLPGYIFSCSPSSLLEGLANNVTGLAAFGRSNYSLPAQVSNTFSVPRCFALCLPGSPSDPGVALIGSVGPYYFSPQKTDLSKLLVYTPLVLNPVGSTVVTYAGEPSDEYYINMTSINVNGKPIQINSSLLAVEENGSGGTKISTAVPYTVLESSIYNALTTAFVNESSALNLTVTDTVKPFGVCYSAADITVTRVGPGVPTVDFVMQSDNVFWRVFGSNSMVRITRDGGGDVWCLGFVDGGVNPRTSVVIGGQQMVDNLLQFDLDNSRLGFTSSVLLKGTTCSNFNFASTR; via the coding sequence ATGCCCTTCCATTCCTTCTttaccttcttcttcttcatacTTTTTTTGTATCCTTTCTCCATTCAATCACCAGCTCATGCCATTTCATTTGTATCACCAATCCAAAAAGACAATGCCACCCTCCTCTACTCCCTCACTGTCTATCTCAAAACCCCACTCCAACCCACGCGCCTCCACCTCGACGTCGGCGCCTCCTTCTCTTGGGTGGCCTGCGACGCCGGCTACAACTCCACCACTTACCAACACATTCCCTGGGCTTCCCTTCTTTGCGATTCCCTCGGCCACAATCTCCCTTGCTCCGTCTGTTTCAATGCTCCGAGCCCTTCCTGCGCCAATGACAGCTGCTCCCTTTTCCCTGAAAACTCCGTTACCCGAAAAATCGCCCTCTCACCCGCCTTAACCGACTCACTCGCGTTGCCCACCTCGGACGGGTCGACTCAAGGGCCGCCGATTCTCCTTCCGGGTTACATTTTCTCTTGCTCGCCGAGTTCGCTACTCGAGGGTCTAGCTAACAACGTGACCGGACTAGCCGCGTTCGGTAGGTCGAATTATTCACTCCCGGCGCAGGTTAGCAACACATTCTCTGTTCCTCGTTGTTTTGCGCTGTGTCTCCCTGGATCCCCGTCGGATCCTGGCGTTGCTCTAATCGGATCCGTCGGGCCTTACTATTTTTCACCTCAAAAAACCGACCTCTCCAAACTACTGGTTTACACTCCCCTAGTTTTAAACCCCGTCGGGAGCACCGTCGTGACCTACGCCGGTGAACCGTCCGATGAGTATTACATCAATATGACCTCCATCAACGTCAACGGCAAACCAATTCAGATAAACTCCTCGTTATTAGCTGTCGAGGAGAACGGATCCGGGGGGACAAAAATAAGCACGGCCGTACCTTACACTGTTTTAGAAAGTTCTATTTACAACGCTTTAACCACAGCGTTTGTGAACGAATCGTCTGCATTGAACCTCACGGTGACCGACACCGTGAAACCGTTCGGCGTGTGTTATTCCGCGGCTGATATCACCGTAACTCGGGTAGGACCGGGGGTCCCGACCGTCGATTTCGTGATGCAAAGTGATAATGTGTTTTGGAGGGTGTTTGGTTCGAATTCAATGGTGAGGATCACGAGAGATGGTGGCGGAGATGTTTGGTGCTTGGGATTTGTTGATGGTGGGGTCAACCCGAGAACATCGGTGGTGATTGGTGGGCAACAGATGGTGGATAATTTGCTGCAGTTTGATCTCGACAACAGCAGATTAGGATTTACTTCCTCAGTTTTGCTGAAGGGTACCACGTGCTCTAATTTCAATTTCGCTTCAACAAGATAA
- the LOC105792256 gene encoding small nuclear ribonucleoprotein SmD1a: protein MKLVRFLMKLNNETVSIELKNGTVVHGTITGVDISMNTHLKTVKLTLKGKNPVTLDHLSVRGNNIRYYILPDSLNLETLLVEETPRVKPKKPTAGKPLGRGRGRGRGRGRGRGR, encoded by the exons ATGAAGCTCGTCAG GTTTTTAATGAAGTTGAACAATGAAACGGTGTCCATTGAGCTTAAGAATGGAACCGTTGTTCACGGTACCATCACAG GTGTGGATATCAGTATGAACACCCATCTGAAAACCGTGAAACTCACTTTGAAAGGGAAAAATCCGGTCACTTTAGATCACCTTAGCGTGCGGGGTAACAATATTCGTTACTATATCCTGCCTGACAGCTTAAATCTTGAGACGCTGCTAGTTGAAGAGACACCTAGGGTGAAACCTAAGAAGCCAACAGCTG GGAAGCCTTTGGGACGTGGTCGGGGTCGTGGCCGTGGGCGTGGACGTGGTCGAGGCCGTTAA